Proteins encoded by one window of Actinocorallia herbida:
- a CDS encoding PPOX class F420-dependent oxidoreductase: MNATPFDPRALLAESRLGVLATLKRDGRPQLSPVMPYYDRDTGTLYVSMTEGRAKTANLRRDPRAALEVTGPDGRSWATAEGPVTLTGPGADPEGPEVEALVRYYREAAGEHPDWAEYRAAMVADRRVLMTMAVEHVYGESLR; encoded by the coding sequence ATGAACGCCACTCCGTTCGACCCGCGCGCGCTGCTCGCCGAGAGCAGGCTCGGCGTCCTGGCGACGCTCAAGCGCGACGGTCGCCCGCAGCTGTCGCCCGTCATGCCCTACTACGACCGGGACACCGGAACCCTGTACGTCTCGATGACCGAAGGGCGGGCCAAGACGGCGAACCTGCGCCGCGACCCCCGGGCCGCGCTGGAGGTCACCGGTCCCGACGGCAGGTCCTGGGCCACCGCCGAAGGCCCGGTGACGCTTACCGGCCCCGGCGCCGACCCGGAGGGCCCCGAGGTGGAGGCCCTGGTCCGGTACTACCGCGAAGCGGCGGGCGAGCACCCGGACTGGGCGGAGTACCGCGCGGCGATGGTCGCCGACCGCAGGGTGCTGATGACGATGGCCGTCGAGCACGTCTACGGAGAGTCACTGCGCTGA